Part of the Malaclemys terrapin pileata isolate rMalTer1 chromosome 17, rMalTer1.hap1, whole genome shotgun sequence genome, GGGAGGACGACCAGCATGTTATCGGTGAGGCCCATGGGTGGGTAGAGCTCCTTGAATCTCTTCATGACCTCAGAGTCCACCTCCTGGACTCTACCTGTAGCCAGAGATCAGAATTAAAGCAAATCTCTCCAGCTCAACCCTTGTGAAAGCACATGACATGGTTCCTTTGCAGCTGGATGGACAAACGGAGGGCTGATGAAATGATGACAGGCCGTATGCCAGGAGAGTGAGGGAATGCTGCGCTAACTGAGACGGACGGAGAGGCGGTTGTGTGAATATAGGATCAGCTAGATGGTTGGAGAGAGGAATGTGTTCTGGACCCTTGAATAGACCGAATCTTTGATGTATTGGACAGTGTAACCCCTGCATGATGGGCCATGCTGCCAACAAACAGACCTGTTACAGGATCCCCTGGTTTCCAGCATTCACCCGGCAGCTAGCGAGAGCTGTTGGTAAAAACGCTTCCATTTGCTTGGGTTGTGTCAGCGTGCCCTTGGGGTTGTGGCAATGCCACTCTGCCCTCAGGATTGGCTCTCAGGAATAGTCTAGGGAAAGAGTTTGCTGGCACCAATATTTACAAAACAGCAACTATTAGAAAATAGTCACGGAAACATTTCAAAGTTCCCTTCAGCCCAGAACAGAAATAAATCGGTGTGGCTGGTAGCCAGTCAAAGCTAGCCAACATGGCTCAATTCTCTATCTCCATTCTCCCCCATCTAGCTAGCCCCATCACTTGAGGAGCTGAAGTCACCACAGGTGCTGAGTACCTGCCTGAATACTGAACACAACACACCGCTCATGCAAAAGGCAGACCAAGGACTCTCTATGGAAATGGCAACAGAGAGTCCTTGGTCtgccgacgaagtgggcattcacccacgagagcttatgctccaatacatctgttagtcttaaaggtgccacaggactctctgttgctttttacagatccagattaacacggctacccctctgatacttgactccatgGAAACGGTTCATCAGCCAATACAGCTGAAAAACTTAAGCTGCTCATGGGTCACTTGCAACCAGAACTAACACTACCCCGTCCCAAGGGTTTGGTCAGTTTGCTTCTCTCTGCTCAAGTGCCACCTCTGCTCTAAACTAGTGGGTTTTGTTTGCCCCACGAGTGGGCCTTGGGGCAGGGTTCGCTGTCTGGTCCCGCCCAAGGTCAGCAGAAAAGGCTAATGGCCCCAGTGATGggcaaacccaggtctcccagctGAGCTCACATGGTAAAATACATGGAAGCCTCTGCAGGGGCCAGGGCATTACTCAGACAGGCAACTTAGTGCGGATGCTTTAGTTGTGATGCTGGACAGAGAGGCCAGGAATCCTGCCTCGGCCAGGTGTGTGGGGACAGCCCAGCTGCTGGGAGCTTCACCAATCCCACCTCATCTTCCCTGGCTCATTTCAATGTTGTTTCCTCCTGCAGTGTGTGGGCCACGTCCCCTTCTCCCAACACCTACTGTAGAGCTGCAGGGTGGTGCTGCTCTTCCCGTCACTGTCCTTGAAGGTGTACACGATGGCATAGTGAGTGTAGTCCGTCTCCATCACGCGCAGGTCATTCTTGCCCATCTCTGTAAAAAGAAACCAGGTGATGGCCAGATCCTGCTGTGTCAGATCCTCCCTTTcttccccaaccaccacccaacAGCTGTGAGAGGGGCAATGTTGCCTAGGGGagagagcactggcctgggactcagaagacctgggtgagcttgggcaagtccgtttgtgcctcagttcccccatctgtaaaagagggataatgatactgacctcctctgtaaagcactctgagatctgcTGGAGAAAACAGCCACATAAGGGCTAAATATTATTAGTGTGGGTGCTAGCACTTTGCGCATGGCTTTTTGCTGCGGTATTTTGGATCAGAGCTTGGGCAATGGCTACGTGGGACTATCCCCACATAGTCCTAATAAACCTCGAACCCCCTGGGAGCCCAGAGGGGGCACGTTCCACCGGCAAGCCCTGCCAGTGCCAATTGGTCCCACCTCACCTATGCTAGATGGCATGTGCTGAAACCAAGGAGATCACAGCTGTGTCTTAtggctgctgctcccattggctcagGCCAACCTGATCCAAAAAGATCCTCTGACCCTGCTGCTGCAAATGGCTAGACTGGCGTGGAACAGAAGCATGTGACCAAGTGTGTGGTTTGCCTGGGCAGGTGCTAGGACTGAAGGCACAGATCGGGGAACCTTCTGCAAATGGCTGGTTCTGGGCACGGCTCTAATTTGCACACACAGTTGTGCTAACTGGGTGTGCAAGCTCAGCATGCAGTTGCACATACACCCTTAACACACTCAGTAATGACAACATGACTCATCTTGAGAACTTCACCTCTCGTCAGGTGATGGGTCCCGCTCGGATAACCAACACTGAGGCGATAACCACCAGCTGGAAGCaaagggattgctggggctgacctccccacccccagcaccagcatctctggtggggagggagagcaagGAGGTGGGAGGAGGTCCTGTTCCTCACCTCTCCCTCAGAGTCAGCCATAGAGTCCTCATTGTGGCCCCTTCCAGGGGTGCTCCCCTGAATGCTGGGGAGCTTGGGCAGGATTGTACCGCCCTACAGTATAGCTCCCCCTATAGGTTTCCCTAAGGCAGTGCAGTTGTGTGTCATGCCCAAACCATGgcactggctccaggcaccatttGGCAATTGGCCCAGGAGCTCTTTGAAAATATATAACTAACAAGAAGCAAAGCCATGTGAATGAGccatgagccccctgcccctgtgcTGGCCAGCGTGGAGAGCACCAGCCACCCAGGACGTACGCGAATTGGTGTAGTGACCCAGCTGCCCAGTCTTCTCAAAGACCAGCTCAATTTTTTTACATCCGTCTGGGCTGAAAAACAACAAATGACAAAACAAGCTCACGTTAAACCAGAATGTGAGACATCCAGACCACCTGGCATCACCTGGGTGATGTgtgagcccagcctgacctggGGAGGGGACATGGCATCGCTGGGAGTGGGCATGAGCCTGTCCcagcggggggaaggggacatgGCAGTGCTGGGGATGGGTGTGAGACCATcccaggtgtggggaggggacgtGGCATTGCTGAgatcggggagggggggagcccgTCCTGGCTGTGGGAAAGGGATGTGACATTGCTGGAGGTGAGCCtgtcccagctgggggaggggacatggCATCATTGGCAGTAAGATCCCATCCCAGAtgtggggagtggatggggcattGCTGGGGGGGGGCGTAAGCCCATTctagctgtggggaggggatgtggcattgccaggggtgggggtgtgagacCGTCCTGACCAGAGGGGTGCAGGGAAATTTAGTGGAGATTTTCATTTGTGGAATGTTACTGTCCAAATTCCTGTTCGCTGGCAGAAGAATCCCGCTGTGGCCACGTCCCATGGGAACTGGTGGTATACGCGGAGTGACCCATGGTGCCCAGTGAGGAGAGCACCTGGTAATTTCAGCACCACCACCCTCTGCCATGGAGCTAGAaagcagggttctcaaactgcacCGCAACCTCCTTCTTACAACAAAGTTACTACATGatcctggggatgggggggaggggcaggcagagcccGAGCCCCATCGCCCCAGGTGGGGAGAGAGGTggccacagcccgagccccatcgccccaggtggggagagagggggccacagcccgagccccatcgctccaggtggggagagagggggccacagcccgagccccatcgCCCCAGGTAagggtggagctcaggcttcaacttcagccccgggtcccagcaagtctaatgctggccctggtgaccccattaaaatgaagtcatgactttggggtcccaacccacagtttgagaactgctgagctaGATAAATGCTCTGCAGATGCTGCCAACCACTGTAGTTACTGGGCATGGCCAGTAGGGGGAGACAGGCAggcccaggccaggccagcatgTTACAATCACTTACAAGGGGTAGCCAATTTTGAAATGCAGATTGTCCTCTGGTGTGACGGTAATCAT contains:
- the LOC128825383 gene encoding lipocalin-15-like, which translates into the protein MQRSGTVVKMTAMLLSLMLALLGVFQARAEVPVQPDFDAAKFSGMWHIMVAVSNCPIFQSMKDLMKTSAAMITVTPEDNLHFKIGYPFPDGCKKIELVFEKTGQLGHYTNSQMGKNDLRVMETDYTHYAIVYTFKDSDGKSSTTLQLYSRVQEVDSEVMKRFKELYPPMGLTDNMLVVLPKSDECAKALSG